The Verrucomicrobiota bacterium genome has a segment encoding these proteins:
- a CDS encoding DUF192 domain-containing protein: MVFKRCLCLAGLILLTAFGCDKTTTAGSASAGASSTEASQPERARPQPKLPTVKLWVGPHEVVAEIARTPEQIQTGMMWRTNLAEMDGMIFVFPVVDSRSFWMKNCPLPMSCAYIGADGTILETHPMKPFDESSIESKSDKIQFVLEVNAGWFERNKVGAGTLIRSEKGTLQQTFFGRR, encoded by the coding sequence ATGGTTTTCAAGCGTTGCTTGTGCCTCGCAGGTTTGATCCTGCTGACCGCGTTTGGCTGCGACAAGACAACAACCGCGGGAAGCGCGTCAGCCGGAGCGTCGTCCACCGAGGCGTCCCAGCCCGAGCGCGCCAGGCCGCAGCCCAAGCTTCCAACCGTCAAGCTTTGGGTCGGTCCGCACGAAGTCGTCGCTGAGATTGCGCGCACGCCGGAGCAGATTCAGACGGGCATGATGTGGCGCACGAATCTCGCCGAGATGGACGGCATGATCTTCGTCTTCCCGGTGGTGGATTCGCGATCGTTCTGGATGAAGAATTGTCCGCTCCCGATGTCGTGCGCTTACATCGGCGCGGACGGCACGATCCTCGAGACGCATCCGATGAAGCCGTTCGACGAGTCGTCCATCGAGTCCAAGTCGGACAAGATCCAGTTCGTGCTCGAGGTCAACGCGGGCTGGTTCGAGCGCAACAAGGTCGGCGCCGGCACGCTCATCCGCAGCGAGAAGGGGACGTTGCAGCAGACGTTCTTCGGGCGGAGGTAG
- a CDS encoding sulfatase, with translation MKRLLLALLLSIVLCSSPRSQCAPAAEAKRPNILWLIAEDFSPHLACYGTKEVWTPNLDRLADGGMRFTRAFTTAPVCSASRSAFITGMYQTTIGAHHHRSHRDDGFKLPDGVKPISDWMRSAGYFTANLVQLPESFGFRGSGKTDWNFTYTGRPFDSANWDDLKSHQPFYAQINFQETHRRFHAPKKADPSKVALPPIYPDHPVAREDWAAYLDAASELDRKIGLILQQLEADGLADSTMVLVMSDHGQSHVRGKQFVYDDGLSIPLIIRWPKAIAAPRNFKPGTVSDQLVSSLDFTATSLALAGVKKPAAMQGRVFLGEQSEPPRAYVFGARDRCDETMFRFRTVRDARYRYIRNFMPDRPFLQANDYKQRSYPVWNLIKELGPAGKLTDWQRNFYLAPSMPPEELFDMDADPHSMNNLVASTKPEHQAALKRLRAELEKWLVESDDQGRFPEPPEVTARKGLTKPAAEGNPNQQAIIGPDGKPVPKVKKGKAKQ, from the coding sequence ATGAAACGCCTGCTCCTCGCCTTGCTTCTTTCCATCGTCCTCTGCTCGTCGCCCCGGAGTCAGTGCGCCCCCGCCGCCGAGGCGAAGCGGCCGAACATCCTCTGGCTCATCGCGGAGGATTTCAGCCCGCACCTCGCCTGTTACGGCACCAAGGAAGTCTGGACGCCAAACCTCGACCGTCTTGCCGACGGGGGAATGCGCTTCACGCGCGCGTTCACCACCGCGCCCGTGTGCAGCGCGAGCCGCTCGGCGTTCATCACGGGCATGTATCAGACGACCATCGGGGCGCACCACCACCGCTCGCACCGCGATGACGGCTTCAAACTGCCCGACGGCGTGAAGCCCATCTCCGACTGGATGCGCAGCGCGGGCTACTTCACGGCAAACCTCGTGCAACTCCCCGAAAGCTTCGGCTTCCGCGGCAGCGGCAAGACGGACTGGAACTTCACCTACACCGGCCGGCCGTTCGACTCGGCGAACTGGGATGACCTCAAGTCGCACCAACCCTTCTACGCGCAGATCAATTTCCAGGAGACGCACCGCCGCTTTCATGCGCCGAAGAAGGCCGACCCTTCGAAGGTCGCGCTGCCGCCGATCTACCCCGATCATCCCGTCGCGCGCGAGGATTGGGCCGCCTACCTCGACGCCGCGAGTGAACTCGACCGAAAGATCGGACTCATCCTCCAGCAACTCGAAGCCGACGGCCTCGCCGACAGCACCATGGTGCTCGTGATGAGCGACCACGGCCAGTCGCACGTCCGCGGCAAGCAGTTCGTCTATGACGACGGCCTGAGCATCCCGCTCATCATCCGCTGGCCCAAGGCCATTGCAGCTCCGAGGAACTTCAAGCCCGGCACCGTGAGCGACCAACTCGTCAGTTCGCTGGACTTCACAGCCACTTCGCTCGCGCTTGCAGGCGTGAAGAAGCCCGCCGCGATGCAAGGCCGCGTGTTCCTCGGCGAGCAGTCCGAGCCGCCGCGCGCGTATGTGTTCGGCGCGCGCGACCGGTGCGACGAGACGATGTTCCGCTTCCGGACCGTGCGCGACGCCCGCTACCGCTACATCCGGAACTTCATGCCCGACCGCCCGTTCCTGCAGGCGAACGACTACAAGCAGCGCAGCTACCCGGTATGGAATCTCATCAAGGAACTCGGCCCCGCCGGCAAGCTCACCGACTGGCAAAGGAACTTCTACCTCGCCCCCTCGATGCCGCCCGAGGAGTTGTTCGACATGGACGCCGACCCGCACTCGATGAACAACCTCGTCGCCTCAACCAAGCCCGAGCATCAAGCCGCGCTCAAACGCCTCCGCGCCGAGTTGGAAAAATGGCTCGTCGAGTCCGATGATCAAGGGCGCTTCCCCGAACCCCCCGAAGTCACCGCGCGCAAAGGCCTCACCAAACCCGCGGCCGAAGGCAACCCGAACCAGCAAGCCATCATCGGCCCCGACGGCAAGCCCGTGCCCAAGGTAAAGAAGGGCAAGGCGAAGCAGTAG